The following proteins are co-located in the Bacillus pumilus genome:
- a CDS encoding MDR family MFS transporter, producing MKNNLRTLHPLSWTIIIGTIFGRMATSMSIPFLAVYLTQVKGASASSAGLIIAVSSLIGIVASFYGGYISDRIGRKKVMLLSIFGWALVFVGFAFADAIWVFFIMNALNGLCRALFEPTSKALLSDVTPSSIRLFVFNLRYTAINIGVIFGPLLGLYLGSSKTTFPFLVAAFIYFLYGLMLAWQFQKHPVAAPESIKQISVKKALSIIQKDTVFSIILIGVTLCSFGYSHLSSTLPQYLSASPVIEDGPKLFGYLLSLNAVVVIVVQYPLIMIAKRYSTILSLTTGNILLAGSLFAISFSQSLGMLAFIIVVFTIGEVLLFAMMDLFVDNIAKPEVKGSYFGAMGFSQLGSVIGPWAGGLCIDYFGAAHPLSIFSVLSIVTIAGVPFLLIGYYRLKKRSAAAVAVKVSGGHKENRSHV from the coding sequence ATGAAAAATAACTTACGTACTTTACATCCACTTAGTTGGACGATCATCATCGGCACAATATTTGGCCGAATGGCGACGTCCATGAGTATTCCTTTTTTAGCCGTTTATTTGACTCAAGTCAAAGGAGCCTCAGCCTCTTCAGCTGGGTTAATCATTGCCGTTAGCTCTCTTATTGGGATCGTTGCGAGTTTTTACGGAGGCTATATTTCTGATCGAATCGGCAGAAAAAAGGTCATGCTTCTATCCATCTTCGGTTGGGCACTTGTTTTTGTTGGCTTTGCATTTGCAGATGCCATTTGGGTCTTCTTTATCATGAACGCTTTAAATGGGCTGTGCCGTGCACTTTTTGAGCCAACATCTAAGGCGCTCTTATCAGATGTCACCCCGTCAAGCATACGATTATTTGTTTTTAATTTACGGTATACAGCCATTAACATTGGTGTGATCTTCGGCCCGCTGCTCGGCTTATATCTCGGGTCATCGAAAACAACCTTTCCGTTTCTCGTCGCTGCCTTTATTTACTTTTTATACGGATTAATGCTGGCATGGCAATTTCAGAAACATCCAGTTGCTGCTCCAGAAAGCATCAAACAAATCAGCGTCAAAAAAGCCCTTTCTATTATCCAAAAAGATACGGTCTTTAGCATTATCCTCATCGGCGTTACCTTATGTTCGTTTGGCTATTCACATCTAAGCTCAACGCTGCCTCAATATTTATCAGCGTCTCCTGTTATTGAGGATGGCCCTAAGCTGTTTGGATATCTTTTATCCTTAAATGCAGTCGTTGTCATTGTCGTGCAATATCCGCTCATCATGATCGCCAAGCGCTACTCAACCATTTTGTCGTTGACCACTGGGAATATTCTTCTTGCCGGTAGTTTGTTTGCCATTTCTTTTTCACAAAGTCTTGGCATGCTTGCTTTCATCATTGTCGTATTTACGATTGGTGAAGTACTGCTGTTTGCAATGATGGATCTCTTTGTGGACAATATTGCAAAGCCTGAAGTGAAGGGATCGTACTTTGGCGCAATGGGATTTTCTCAGCTTGGCAGCGTCATCGGACCGTGGGCCGGCGGATTGTGTATTGACTATTTTGGCGCAGCACATCCCCTTTCTATTTTTTCAGTGCTGTCCATTGTCACGATTGCGGGTGTACCGTTCTTACTCATCGGATACTACCGCCTGAAAAAACGATCGGCGGCTGCCGTGGCTGTTAAAGTAAGTGGAGGTCATAAAGAAAACCGCTCTCATGTGTGA
- the coaA gene encoding type I pantothenate kinase, whose amino-acid sequence MSDERLDFNTLYTRHTREAWAALGEYMPVSVSEEEARALQGLNDYLSLEEVRDIYIPLIRFLTLHVFAEKQKNQHVNAFLNYPHHAKIPFLIGIAGSVAVGKSTTARIIETLLSRLGDGLKVSLVTTDGFLYPQKELKDRGLMEKKGFPESYDVKALLSFLNELKSGKQTVHAPVYSHLTYDRLDGVYETVEDADIVIIEGINVLQSPALEGLKDEPRVFVSDFFDFSIYVDAAETQIQSWYKERFRLLRETAFQDPESFFHQYKDLTDKEADQMASTIWNTVNRPNLYQNILPTKYRADLILKKGDHHKVEEIAIRRV is encoded by the coding sequence TTGAGTGACGAACGACTGGATTTTAATACACTATATACACGCCATACGAGAGAGGCCTGGGCAGCTCTTGGGGAATATATGCCGGTATCTGTTTCAGAAGAGGAAGCAAGAGCGCTTCAAGGGTTAAACGACTATTTATCGCTTGAAGAAGTTCGAGATATTTACATACCACTTATTCGTTTTCTGACATTACATGTCTTTGCAGAAAAACAAAAAAACCAGCATGTGAATGCTTTTTTAAACTACCCACATCATGCCAAAATCCCCTTTTTAATTGGGATTGCTGGAAGTGTGGCTGTTGGGAAAAGCACGACTGCGCGTATCATTGAGACTCTTTTATCGAGGCTTGGAGATGGGCTGAAGGTGAGTCTTGTGACAACTGATGGCTTTTTGTATCCCCAAAAAGAGTTAAAAGATCGAGGGCTGATGGAAAAGAAAGGCTTCCCAGAAAGCTATGATGTCAAAGCCCTTCTTTCTTTTTTAAATGAATTGAAGTCAGGTAAACAAACTGTGCATGCCCCGGTGTATTCGCATCTTACCTATGACCGGCTTGATGGGGTGTATGAAACAGTGGAGGATGCAGATATTGTGATCATCGAAGGGATCAATGTGCTGCAATCACCAGCACTTGAAGGTCTGAAGGATGAACCGCGCGTGTTTGTATCAGATTTCTTTGATTTTTCGATTTATGTGGATGCGGCTGAAACGCAAATACAATCTTGGTATAAAGAGCGGTTCCGTTTGCTGCGGGAAACAGCCTTCCAAGACCCTGAATCCTTCTTTCATCAATACAAAGATTTGACGGATAAAGAGGCGGATCAGATGGCAAGCACGATTTGGAATACAGTGAATCGCCCTAACTTATATCAAAATATTTTGCCGACAAAATATCGAGCTGATTTGATTTTGAAAAAAGGCGATCACCATAAGGTGGAAGAGATCGCCATCCGCCGGGTATAA
- a CDS encoding CoA-disulfide reductase has product MKYVMIGGDAAGMSCAMQIYREDPDAHIVAFEKGEIFSYGQCGLPYLIGGLIDHHKKLIARSAETFRDKYGIDARCLHEVTSIDPEQKTVSGIHTKTKEPFTETYDRLLIATGASPVTLDLDSHPLEGVHVLKTIPHALSILDHLKKDVTHITIIGGGYIGLEMAENLKALGKDVHIIQRGTTLGPGFDPDMAKYLKEEADDQGIHVVLGETVQKLEGRTHVTAVQTDKQTIATDMVIIAIGVTPQTAFLDGIEINRLQNGAIAVNEYMQTNVKDIYAAGDCAATYHRIKKALDYIPLGTTANKQGRIAGFHMTGTHRAFQGVTGTAVMKFMDMTAGRTGLSEKEAKEASIPFSTITIDSTDHAGYYPDAQKMKVKLVYRSDDHTLLGAQIIGRNGVDKRIDVMAAALYQELTMTDLEDLDISYAPPFNSVWDPLQQAARRI; this is encoded by the coding sequence ATGAAATATGTGATGATTGGCGGAGATGCAGCAGGAATGAGCTGCGCTATGCAAATATATAGAGAGGATCCAGACGCACACATTGTGGCTTTTGAAAAAGGAGAGATTTTCTCATATGGACAGTGCGGACTCCCCTACTTGATCGGCGGTCTCATTGATCATCACAAAAAGCTCATCGCACGCAGCGCTGAAACCTTTCGCGACAAATATGGAATTGACGCCAGATGCTTACACGAAGTGACATCCATTGACCCAGAGCAAAAAACGGTGTCGGGCATTCACACCAAAACAAAAGAACCATTTACAGAAACGTATGACAGGCTGTTAATTGCGACAGGAGCAAGCCCCGTTACACTGGATCTAGATAGCCATCCATTAGAAGGCGTACACGTATTAAAAACAATCCCGCATGCCCTGTCGATTTTAGACCATTTAAAAAAAGACGTCACACATATCACCATCATCGGTGGAGGATATATCGGCTTAGAAATGGCAGAAAATTTAAAAGCGCTAGGAAAAGACGTTCACATCATTCAACGAGGAACAACACTTGGTCCAGGCTTTGACCCCGATATGGCAAAATATCTTAAAGAAGAAGCAGACGATCAAGGCATTCACGTGGTGCTTGGAGAAACAGTGCAGAAATTAGAGGGCAGGACACATGTAACAGCTGTTCAAACAGACAAACAGACCATTGCAACGGATATGGTCATCATCGCCATTGGTGTCACTCCGCAAACAGCCTTTTTAGACGGCATAGAGATCAATCGTCTTCAAAATGGAGCAATTGCGGTGAATGAATACATGCAGACCAATGTAAAAGACATCTATGCTGCCGGGGATTGCGCAGCGACCTATCACCGCATAAAAAAAGCACTGGATTATATTCCACTCGGCACGACAGCGAATAAACAAGGGAGAATCGCAGGCTTTCATATGACGGGGACACACCGGGCGTTTCAAGGCGTGACCGGAACAGCGGTGATGAAATTTATGGACATGACAGCGGGACGAACGGGCTTATCAGAAAAAGAAGCAAAAGAAGCGAGCATCCCTTTCTCCACCATCACCATTGACAGTACTGATCACGCTGGATATTACCCAGATGCGCAGAAAATGAAAGTAAAACTGGTTTATAGAAGCGATGACCACACCTTGCTTGGTGCCCAAATCATCGGCAGAAACGGTGTAGATAAACGAATCGATGTCATGGCAGCTGCCCTTTACCAAGAGCTGACCATGACAGACCTTGAAGATTTAGATATTAGCTATGCACCGCCTTTTAACAGTGTATGGGACCCGCTTCAGCAAGCTGCAAGGCGAATATAG
- a CDS encoding SDR family NAD(P)-dependent oxidoreductase: MGRLTGKRIWITGASGGLGEKMAYLAAAEGAEIIISARRIEKLTGVKEKIMSAGGVCHIAQLDVSQLEDFDRAYQEVGAVDILVNNAGFGVFDLVEDASIEEMVSMFEVNVFGLIACTKKVIPEMKQRGQGHIINIASQAGKIATPKSAIYSASKHAVLGFSNSLRMELADCGIHVTTVNPGPIATDFFTIADRSGEYVKNVDFMMLSADKVAGKVVSAMMTKKREINLPGWMNAGSKLYQLFPFLFEKAARKAMMKK, from the coding sequence ATGGGGCGATTAACAGGAAAGAGAATATGGATTACAGGCGCATCTGGCGGCCTTGGTGAGAAAATGGCGTACTTGGCAGCAGCAGAAGGCGCAGAAATCATCATTTCAGCAAGACGAATCGAGAAGCTTACAGGTGTGAAAGAAAAGATCATGAGCGCTGGCGGGGTGTGTCACATCGCTCAGCTTGATGTCAGCCAGCTTGAGGACTTTGATCGAGCGTATCAAGAAGTAGGTGCTGTTGATATTTTGGTCAACAATGCCGGCTTTGGTGTATTCGATCTCGTAGAAGATGCGTCCATTGAGGAAATGGTGTCGATGTTTGAGGTGAATGTGTTTGGCTTAATTGCCTGCACGAAAAAGGTCATCCCAGAGATGAAACAAAGAGGGCAGGGGCATATTATCAATATCGCGTCTCAAGCAGGTAAAATTGCCACCCCCAAATCTGCGATTTATTCAGCATCAAAGCACGCCGTCCTCGGATTTTCAAACAGCCTCAGAATGGAGCTGGCAGACTGCGGCATTCACGTCACGACAGTGAACCCAGGACCGATTGCTACAGACTTCTTTACCATCGCAGATCGCAGTGGTGAATATGTGAAGAACGTTGATTTTATGATGCTTAGTGCAGACAAAGTGGCAGGAAAGGTCGTATCAGCTATGATGACGAAAAAAAGAGAAATTAATTTACCAGGCTGGATGAACGCTGGGAGTAAATTGTATCAATTATTCCCGTTTTTATTTGAAAAAGCAGCACGCAAAGCGATGATGAAAAAATAA
- a CDS encoding MBL fold metallo-hydrolase, with protein MKEDIIQLSIPTPFAVGDVHAYVLKGDAVTLVDCGPMTQEAEHAFVMQLKEHHLSIDDIDQVVLTHHHADHVGLINLMKPHVRVIGHQWNEPYISQNSAFKQRQIDFMDRFFQQLGVPLRQGECERIVKQSYTYSCTAHVDDVIKEGDRLKGHEHFFVMETPGHAQSHLSFLDETTGNFIGGDLLLTTISSNPLMEAPDEGKERQKSLLQYKASLNRLLGLPIKTIYPGHGQLITSHLELIEERFKKQERRANTMYQLLKRKEMTAFHLCRTLFPVLYEEALFLTMSETVGQLDVLLAAGQIEEVQKDGILYYRAN; from the coding sequence GTGAAAGAAGACATCATTCAATTATCCATCCCTACACCGTTTGCCGTTGGGGATGTGCATGCATATGTATTAAAAGGAGATGCCGTGACCTTAGTGGATTGCGGGCCGATGACACAAGAGGCGGAGCATGCCTTTGTCATGCAATTAAAGGAACATCATTTATCGATAGACGATATTGATCAAGTGGTTTTGACCCATCATCATGCAGATCATGTCGGCCTTATAAATCTGATGAAACCTCATGTCCGTGTGATCGGACACCAGTGGAATGAGCCCTATATTAGTCAAAATTCAGCGTTTAAGCAGCGCCAAATTGACTTTATGGATCGTTTTTTTCAGCAGTTAGGTGTGCCGCTTCGTCAAGGTGAATGTGAAAGAATCGTGAAGCAATCTTATACATATTCTTGTACTGCACATGTAGATGACGTCATAAAAGAAGGCGATCGTTTGAAAGGGCATGAACACTTTTTCGTGATGGAAACACCCGGACATGCACAATCTCACCTTTCCTTCCTAGATGAAACAACGGGGAATTTCATTGGTGGAGACCTTTTGCTGACAACCATTTCCTCAAACCCATTAATGGAAGCGCCGGATGAAGGCAAGGAACGTCAAAAATCGCTGCTTCAATATAAAGCATCACTCAATCGATTATTGGGTTTGCCAATCAAGACCATCTATCCAGGACACGGTCAGCTGATTACGTCCCATCTCGAATTGATTGAAGAACGATTTAAGAAACAAGAAAGACGGGCAAATACGATGTATCAGCTGCTCAAACGAAAAGAAATGACCGCCTTTCATCTTTGCCGCACGCTTTTTCCAGTGCTGTATGAAGAGGCATTATTTTTAACGATGTCTGAGACAGTAGGGCAGCTGGATGTACTCTTAGCGGCTGGACAAATTGAAGAAGTGCAAAAAGACGGAATCCTCTATTACCGAGCAAATTAA
- the proC gene encoding pyrroline-5-carboxylate reductase, producing the protein MSKIGFIGAGSMAESMIKGLLKSGIMSNEDIIVTNKTNEKRLNELKVRYGIKTDFSRSFIYEEADILVFALKPKDAESGISEVRPYLNGQLIISILAGISIETIQHYAGGKTAVVRAMPNTSAAIQQSATGIAVSDKVTEEQKKKAVELFETIGHVTVLDESQLNAVTAIAGSGPAFIYHLIEGMERSATELGMDQATAKLLICQMIAGAANMLQDSGKEPAELRKEITSEGGTTEAGLNTLASYQFEEAIVDCVKTATKRAAELNDMFSAGTYK; encoded by the coding sequence ATGAGTAAAATTGGATTTATCGGTGCAGGCTCGATGGCGGAGTCTATGATTAAAGGTTTATTAAAAAGTGGTATCATGTCAAATGAAGATATCATTGTCACAAATAAAACAAACGAAAAACGATTAAACGAATTAAAGGTGCGTTATGGGATCAAAACGGATTTCTCTCGTTCCTTTATTTATGAAGAAGCGGATATTTTGGTATTTGCTTTAAAACCGAAAGATGCGGAAAGCGGGATTTCCGAGGTACGCCCTTACTTAAATGGACAGCTGATCATTTCTATTTTAGCGGGTATCTCCATTGAAACGATTCAACACTATGCTGGCGGGAAAACTGCGGTGGTTCGCGCGATGCCAAATACATCAGCGGCGATTCAGCAATCAGCAACAGGCATTGCCGTAAGTGATAAAGTCACTGAGGAGCAAAAGAAAAAGGCGGTCGAGCTGTTTGAAACGATCGGGCATGTGACGGTATTAGACGAATCACAGCTAAATGCTGTCACAGCCATCGCAGGCAGCGGTCCTGCCTTTATTTATCATTTGATTGAAGGAATGGAGCGAAGCGCTACTGAACTTGGGATGGACCAAGCAACAGCAAAATTGCTCATTTGCCAAATGATTGCAGGCGCTGCCAATATGCTTCAAGATAGCGGAAAGGAACCTGCTGAACTGCGCAAAGAAATCACAAGCGAAGGCGGAACGACAGAAGCCGGACTGAACACACTAGCTTCCTATCAATTTGAAGAAGCGATTGTCGATTGTGTAAAAACAGCGACAAAACGTGCCGCAGAATTAAACGACATGTTTTCAGCGGGCACGTATAAGTGA
- a CDS encoding DinB family protein produces the protein METGKLTKTEIITSLQESIRELEELMQTCDEHTLDQSIGEGKWSIKQIAGHLFDTEEVWSERIEQAILSDHTPFQSYDPEIYVKERAYELYNAQEINSMINRLKERRSKTLQLLEKDIWDQSGLHPEEGVMTVQILAETIALHENHHLAQIKAIMSMSESST, from the coding sequence ATGGAAACTGGAAAATTAACAAAAACAGAAATCATCACATCGCTTCAGGAGAGTATTCGTGAACTAGAGGAGCTCATGCAGACATGTGATGAGCACACGTTAGATCAATCTATAGGAGAGGGCAAGTGGTCGATCAAACAAATCGCCGGACATTTGTTTGATACAGAAGAAGTCTGGTCAGAGCGAATAGAGCAGGCGATATTAAGTGATCACACGCCTTTTCAATCGTATGATCCTGAAATTTATGTGAAGGAAAGAGCTTATGAATTGTATAATGCTCAGGAGATCAATTCGATGATCAATCGTTTGAAAGAGAGAAGAAGCAAAACGCTTCAGCTATTAGAAAAGGATATATGGGATCAATCAGGTTTGCATCCGGAAGAAGGCGTGATGACAGTTCAAATATTAGCTGAAACCATCGCTTTACATGAAAATCATCATCTGGCTCAAATCAAAGCCATCATGTCAATGAGTGAATCATCTACATGA
- a CDS encoding M20/M25/M40 family metallo-hydrolase: MKWQTESELKELLTALMQYESISGTTGEVALAEYLYYLLKERPYFEQNPDHLALHPMKDGRYFLTALVKRSMLPRTVLLLSHFDVVDTEDYGEFQNMACKPEELMASFSQKSALLPKRAREDLASGDWLFGRGAMDMKAGLAVQLSMLERAMTDSFEGNVLLVTVPDEEVNSQGMLEAVPKLKELKEEYDLDYTACLNSEPMFEKYPGDTHQYIYTGSIGKVLAGFFCKGIETHVGEPFSGLNANFMVSELNRLLELNSDYCEEVDGEVTPPPTNLMQKDLKEAYSVQTPHTAVSLFNVLMMKRSSEELHGLLYDTAKQAAVQIEANLRQKTAEFQRFKHFTPIDTSITVLTYQELYQKAAERSGTQEVERIVNYAFANRGELGDRDFSTKIVSELTTLCKEEGPLIVLFYSPPFYPSVSSTDEPHIQTALKKIQRKAKEVYRLEVEEVKYFPGLSDLSYLQLEKQNVGDYTTNMPLYQKGYSLPQGEKEALYVPVINVGPLGKDPHKWTERLHVPFSFGILPSLLESTIHALLEKN, translated from the coding sequence ATGAAATGGCAAACAGAGAGTGAACTAAAAGAGCTGCTCACAGCTCTGATGCAGTATGAAAGCATATCTGGTACAACAGGAGAAGTAGCGTTAGCGGAATATTTATATTACTTGCTGAAGGAGCGGCCTTATTTTGAGCAGAACCCTGATCATTTGGCTTTGCATCCGATGAAAGATGGCCGGTATTTTTTAACGGCTCTAGTGAAGCGCAGCATGCTGCCACGTACCGTTTTGCTTCTTAGTCATTTTGATGTAGTCGATACAGAGGATTACGGAGAATTTCAAAACATGGCATGTAAGCCAGAAGAGCTGATGGCCTCCTTTTCGCAAAAAAGTGCGCTTCTTCCAAAGAGGGCAAGAGAGGACCTTGCTTCAGGCGACTGGCTGTTTGGAAGAGGTGCCATGGATATGAAAGCAGGTCTCGCCGTGCAGCTTTCTATGCTGGAAAGAGCGATGACAGATAGCTTTGAAGGAAATGTCCTGCTCGTCACAGTCCCGGATGAAGAGGTGAATTCACAGGGAATGCTGGAGGCTGTCCCTAAGCTAAAAGAGCTCAAGGAGGAGTATGACCTTGATTATACCGCGTGTTTAAATAGTGAGCCGATGTTTGAAAAGTATCCAGGTGATACGCACCAATATATCTATACAGGCAGTATAGGGAAGGTGCTTGCCGGATTTTTTTGCAAAGGGATTGAAACGCATGTAGGAGAGCCATTCTCAGGCTTAAATGCAAATTTTATGGTATCTGAATTAAACCGGTTGTTAGAGCTGAATAGTGATTATTGTGAGGAAGTAGATGGTGAAGTGACACCTCCTCCGACCAATTTGATGCAAAAGGACTTAAAAGAAGCCTATTCCGTTCAAACGCCTCACACGGCTGTTTCTCTATTTAACGTGCTCATGATGAAACGCTCAAGTGAAGAGCTGCACGGGCTTCTCTACGACACTGCGAAACAAGCAGCAGTCCAAATCGAGGCCAATCTTAGACAGAAAACAGCTGAATTTCAGCGCTTTAAACATTTCACCCCGATTGACACGAGCATCACGGTTCTCACGTATCAAGAGCTGTATCAAAAAGCCGCTGAACGATCAGGTACGCAGGAGGTCGAGCGAATTGTCAACTATGCATTCGCGAACCGAGGTGAGCTTGGAGATCGCGACTTTTCAACAAAAATCGTATCAGAGCTGACGACGCTTTGTAAGGAAGAGGGACCGCTGATTGTTCTGTTTTATAGTCCGCCATTTTACCCTTCTGTGTCCTCAACGGATGAGCCGCATATCCAGACAGCCTTAAAGAAGATTCAAAGGAAGGCAAAGGAGGTCTATAGGCTTGAAGTAGAGGAAGTGAAATATTTCCCCGGATTGTCTGATTTAAGCTACTTGCAGCTCGAAAAACAGAATGTAGGCGATTACACGACCAACATGCCGCTTTACCAAAAAGGTTATTCATTACCACAAGGAGAAAAGGAGGCTCTTTACGTTCCGGTCATCAACGTTGGTCCATTAGGAAAAGACCCGCACAAATGGACAGAACGGCTGCATGTCCCGTTCTCTTTCGGTATATTGCCGTCATTACTAGAATCAACGATTCATGCTTTATTAGAAAAGAATTAA
- the namA gene encoding NADPH dehydrogenase NamA, giving the protein METKLFSPWTLKGVTLKNRIVMSPMCMYSSYDRDGKLQPFHFAHYISRAQGQAGLIMVEASAVSPEGRISDQDLGIWSDEHIEGFASLNEQIKAYGTKTAIQLAHAGRKAELDGDILAPSSIPFDERSKTPVEMSVDQIKDTVQAFQDAAVRAKKAGFDIIEIHGAHGYLINEFLSPLANQRTDEYGGSPENRYRFLREVVDAVHDVWDGPLFVRVSASDYTTKGLDIADYIGIATWLKEQGVDLIDVSSGAVVQAKISTFPGYQVTFAEKIKEGAGIQTGAVGLITSGVQAEEILQNHRADLIFIGREFLRDPYFPKTAAKELRTSIEAPRQYDRAW; this is encoded by the coding sequence TTGGAAACAAAACTCTTTTCACCTTGGACATTAAAAGGTGTTACGCTCAAAAACCGCATCGTGATGTCCCCGATGTGTATGTATTCATCCTATGACCGCGATGGGAAATTACAGCCTTTCCACTTTGCACATTATATTTCCCGCGCGCAAGGTCAGGCTGGGCTGATCATGGTTGAGGCGAGCGCTGTTTCCCCTGAGGGAAGAATTAGTGATCAAGACCTCGGGATTTGGAGTGATGAGCACATTGAAGGATTTGCCTCATTAAACGAACAAATCAAAGCATACGGAACAAAAACAGCCATCCAGCTCGCCCATGCAGGACGTAAAGCTGAACTAGACGGTGACATCCTTGCACCATCCAGCATTCCGTTTGATGAACGGTCTAAAACACCTGTAGAGATGTCTGTCGATCAAATCAAAGACACCGTTCAGGCGTTTCAAGATGCGGCTGTCCGGGCAAAAAAAGCTGGCTTTGACATCATTGAAATTCATGGGGCGCATGGCTATTTAATTAACGAATTTCTTTCACCGCTTGCGAATCAACGAACAGATGAGTATGGCGGTTCACCAGAAAACCGTTACCGCTTCTTAAGAGAAGTCGTTGATGCGGTCCATGACGTATGGGATGGACCTTTATTTGTCCGTGTATCCGCTTCTGATTACACGACAAAAGGACTCGATATTGCTGATTATATCGGCATTGCCACATGGCTGAAAGAACAAGGTGTCGACTTAATCGATGTCAGCTCAGGTGCTGTCGTGCAGGCGAAAATTAGCACATTCCCTGGCTACCAAGTGACCTTCGCAGAGAAAATAAAAGAAGGTGCCGGCATTCAAACAGGAGCTGTCGGTCTAATCACATCTGGTGTACAGGCAGAAGAAATTTTACAAAATCATCGTGCTGACTTGATCTTTATCGGCAGAGAATTTTTACGGGATCCTTATTTCCCAAAAACAGCTGCCAAAGAGCTTCGTACATCCATTGAAGCCCCGCGTCAATACGATCGCGCTTGGTAA
- a CDS encoding alpha/beta fold hydrolase, translating into MNSVMIERTYHIDGHHFNTKHRQGKRQATIIFEAGYGMSGDTWTNMARDIDPELGVFLYDRLGNGNSSHSDEGRTLHDLADDLDALLKQANIQPPFLIVAHSFGSLVSRLWASRRREDVIGMVLLDPASEEQEQVILPLLSREERASYMAQFTAECTHEDFQQMLNTIKEEQTHYGMMPLLVISSGKSRLFHPAHEAWLRLHKRMLSFSSQSGWIQAQNSSHYIHHDEPHIVQLAIYDVWCAAKQPVSYYQTAN; encoded by the coding sequence ATGAACTCGGTAATGATTGAAAGAACGTATCATATAGATGGACATCACTTTAATACGAAGCATCGTCAAGGCAAAAGACAAGCGACCATTATCTTTGAAGCAGGCTACGGAATGTCTGGCGATACGTGGACAAATATGGCCCGTGATATTGACCCAGAGCTTGGGGTTTTCTTATACGACCGTTTAGGAAATGGAAACAGTAGTCATAGCGATGAAGGAAGAACCCTGCATGACCTTGCAGATGATTTAGATGCGCTTTTAAAGCAAGCCAATATTCAGCCGCCCTTTCTCATTGTGGCTCACTCATTCGGTTCTCTTGTCAGCAGGTTATGGGCAAGCCGCAGAAGAGAAGATGTCATCGGCATGGTACTGTTAGACCCAGCAAGTGAGGAGCAAGAGCAGGTCATTCTGCCGCTTTTATCAAGGGAAGAACGTGCTTCCTATATGGCGCAGTTCACAGCAGAATGTACGCATGAGGACTTTCAGCAAATGCTGAACACGATCAAAGAGGAACAAACGCATTATGGGATGATGCCGCTTCTTGTCATTTCATCAGGCAAAAGCCGGTTGTTTCATCCAGCGCATGAAGCTTGGCTTAGGCTTCATAAACGGATGCTGTCTTTTTCATCCCAAAGCGGATGGATTCAGGCGCAGAACAGTTCGCACTATATTCATCATGATGAACCGCACATTGTGCAGCTTGCCATCTATGATGTATGGTGCGCGGCCAAACAACCCGTCTCCTATTATCAAACAGCCAATTAA